One genomic region from Trueperaceae bacterium encodes:
- a CDS encoding 2-oxoacid:ferredoxin oxidoreductase subunit beta encodes MTPPTPLVPNAVGLTKRDYGGRPSTLCKGCGHNAIANQIVQVAYELDLPPESVIKLSGIGCSSKSPAYFLGRSHGFNALHGRMPSVATGALTANHHLRTIAVSGDGDSGSIGIGQFKHVVRRNLRMVYLVENNGVYGLTKGQFSATAEDGLELKYAGTNPYPPVDLCSEALIGGAGFVARGFAGDAAQLRELLKAALAFDGTAVLDVVSPCVAFNNDDASQKSYGYGRANEVPLEDLGYVPPQEDIVLDDHAPGETRVVELHDGSRLALSKIEDGYDPTDRVAALTRLQEAEARGELVTGLLYYDASRPSLAQELRLGDTALADLPEDRLRPSADALDRVLDRY; translated from the coding sequence ATGACGCCACCCACCCCGCTCGTTCCGAACGCCGTCGGCCTCACGAAACGCGACTACGGGGGCCGCCCCTCCACCCTCTGCAAGGGCTGCGGGCACAACGCCATCGCCAACCAGATCGTGCAGGTCGCCTACGAACTCGACCTGCCCCCCGAGTCGGTCATCAAGCTCTCCGGCATCGGCTGCTCCAGCAAATCGCCCGCCTACTTCCTCGGGCGTTCGCACGGCTTCAACGCCCTCCACGGCCGCATGCCCAGCGTCGCGACCGGCGCGCTGACCGCCAACCACCACCTCCGTACGATCGCGGTGTCCGGCGACGGCGACAGCGGCTCGATCGGCATCGGGCAGTTCAAGCACGTCGTGCGCCGCAACCTGCGCATGGTCTACCTCGTCGAGAACAACGGCGTGTACGGCCTCACGAAAGGCCAGTTCTCCGCCACCGCGGAGGACGGCCTCGAACTCAAGTACGCCGGCACGAACCCCTACCCGCCGGTCGACCTGTGCAGCGAAGCGCTCATCGGCGGCGCCGGCTTCGTCGCGCGCGGGTTCGCCGGCGACGCGGCGCAACTCCGGGAACTCCTCAAGGCCGCCCTCGCCTTCGACGGTACCGCCGTCCTCGACGTCGTCAGCCCCTGCGTCGCGTTCAACAACGACGACGCCTCGCAGAAGAGCTACGGCTACGGGCGCGCCAACGAGGTGCCGCTCGAGGACCTCGGCTACGTCCCGCCGCAGGAGGACATCGTCCTCGACGACCACGCCCCGGGCGAAACGCGGGTCGTGGAGCTCCACGACGGCAGCCGCCTCGCCCTCTCCAAGATCGAGGACGGCTACGACCCCACCGACCGCGTCGCCGCCCTCACGCGCCTCCAGGAGGCCGAAGCCCGCGGCGAGCTGGTGACCGGCCTCCTGTACTACGACGCGTCGCGCCCCAGCCTCGCGCAGGAGCTCCGGCTCGGCGACACCGCGCTCGCCGACCTCCCCGAGGACCGCCTACGCCCGAGCGCCGACGCGCTGGACCGCGTTCTCGACCGCTACTGA